A portion of the Paenibacillus hamazuiensis genome contains these proteins:
- a CDS encoding ABC transporter ATP-binding protein encodes MGLLKKMTLTWKRYLEIGNIRKPLALIMPYVLRYWEIYFWLFLLLFSGIGVTLFFTWFLQNITDAALRRNADEVRELLMYGVLFTVLTGVIGYFSTYLESTALVKVRTDLKNALFHHMLRLPAKYYGEHHSGEMVSRMTNDVNNIDGAIGSNMLSVIRLPLMALGAFLYLININWRLALICTLIGPLAALSGAVFGKLIRRNSRAVHDALGKLHSFLNESFSGYTVIRSFTLEKTMHRRYEGINGNLLSLELKIARLRGWFQAGAGSVGTISYLVCLGAGVQFVMSQHMSIGDLLAFVSLVQFLVYPLTGLAGMWGAFQRSVAALERVEEVFREVPETRELPSFQPVQGFRGSIDLKDIRFSYDGKVNALDNFNLSIPAGKTVALVGPSGAGKSTILSLLMGFYKPQSGEILFDSHESSLMSFPELRSCTAYVSQDTFLFDGTIRDNIVCGKEGASELELIRAAKEANAHDFIMALPDGYDTEIGERGVKLSGGQKQRIAIARAILKDAPILLLDEATSALDSETELQVQDALNKLMKQRTTIVIAHRLSTIHHADLIAVIDRGQVVEQGTHQELIGRNGLYAKLYRIQYNQEIESGSERNVLGERSFRL; translated from the coding sequence ATGGGCCTCTTGAAAAAAATGACGCTAACCTGGAAACGGTATCTGGAGATCGGCAACATCAGGAAACCTCTCGCTTTGATTATGCCGTATGTTTTGCGATATTGGGAAATTTATTTCTGGTTATTCTTGCTGCTGTTCAGCGGTATCGGAGTGACCTTGTTTTTTACCTGGTTTCTGCAAAACATTACGGATGCCGCATTGCGGCGAAACGCCGATGAAGTCAGGGAGCTGCTGATGTACGGCGTGCTTTTTACCGTCTTAACCGGAGTCATCGGCTACTTCAGCACATACCTCGAATCCACCGCACTCGTCAAAGTCCGCACCGATTTGAAAAACGCTCTGTTCCACCATATGCTGCGTCTTCCTGCAAAATATTACGGCGAACACCATTCCGGGGAAATGGTCTCCCGGATGACCAACGATGTGAATAACATTGACGGAGCGATAGGCAGCAATATGCTCAGCGTGATCCGATTGCCGCTTATGGCTTTGGGCGCGTTCCTCTATTTGATTAACATCAACTGGAGGCTTGCCTTGATCTGCACGCTGATCGGCCCTTTGGCCGCCTTGTCGGGAGCCGTATTCGGCAAGCTGATCCGCCGCAACAGCAGAGCTGTGCACGATGCGCTCGGCAAGCTGCACAGCTTCCTGAACGAAAGCTTCTCCGGTTATACCGTGATCCGTTCGTTTACTTTGGAAAAAACGATGCATCGGCGTTATGAGGGAATAAACGGAAATCTGCTGTCGCTCGAGCTGAAGATCGCCCGATTGCGCGGATGGTTTCAAGCCGGAGCAGGCTCTGTCGGTACGATATCGTATCTGGTATGTCTCGGGGCCGGGGTGCAGTTTGTGATGAGCCAGCATATGTCGATCGGCGATTTGCTCGCTTTTGTCAGCCTGGTGCAGTTTCTGGTTTATCCGCTTACCGGACTTGCCGGCATGTGGGGAGCTTTCCAACGTTCCGTTGCTGCTTTGGAAAGAGTCGAAGAGGTGTTCCGTGAGGTTCCCGAAACTCGCGAGCTGCCTTCTTTTCAGCCGGTCCAAGGGTTCCGCGGTTCGATTGATCTCAAAGATATCCGATTCAGCTATGACGGCAAGGTGAATGCTTTGGACAATTTCAACCTGTCGATTCCGGCCGGCAAAACGGTCGCTTTGGTCGGTCCGAGCGGAGCCGGAAAAAGCACGATTTTGAGCCTGTTGATGGGCTTCTACAAGCCGCAATCCGGCGAAATTTTGTTTGACTCGCACGAATCAAGCCTGATGTCGTTCCCGGAGCTCCGCAGCTGTACGGCGTATGTATCGCAGGATACGTTCCTGTTTGACGGAACCATAAGGGACAATATCGTCTGCGGCAAGGAGGGGGCCAGCGAGCTGGAGCTTATCCGTGCGGCCAAAGAAGCGAACGCTCATGATTTTATTATGGCGCTGCCGGATGGCTACGATACGGAAATCGGAGAACGAGGGGTTAAGCTGTCGGGCGGGCAAAAACAAAGAATTGCCATTGCCAGGGCGATCCTCAAGGATGCTCCGATCTTGCTGCTTGACGAGGCAACCTCCGCTTTGGACAGCGAAACGGAGCTGCAGGTTCAGGACGCCTTAAACAAGCTTATGAAGCAGCGGACGACGATCGTGATCGCCCATCGGCTATCAACGATTCATCACGCCGACCTCATCGCCGTTATCGATCGGGGGCAGGTCGTAGAGCAGGGAACGCATCAGGAGCTGATCGGCAGGAACGGTCTGTACGCCAAGCTGTATCGGATCCAATACAATCAGGAGATAGAATCGGGCTCGGAGAGAAATGTGCTGGGTGAACGAAGTTTTCGTCTTTGA
- a CDS encoding sugar transferase, whose translation MSNYSNEGELLSSRSYYADASVQPARSNRWLYLRIKRAVDVLGSLAGLLICLVLFLVIAVLIKLEDPKGTVFFRQVRIGKDGKPFYMYKFRSMVWNAEQLLQDLIAKNEIEGAMFKIKDDPRITKVGKILRVTSLDELPQLWNVLKGDMSLVGPRPPLPREVEQYTSYDKQRLTVTPGCTGLWQVSGRNSLSFGQMVELDLYYIRNRSLWMDLKLIVKTVWVMLFPRDAY comes from the coding sequence ATGTCCAATTATTCAAACGAAGGGGAACTTTTGAGTTCAAGGTCGTATTATGCCGATGCTTCGGTTCAACCGGCAAGGTCAAACCGATGGCTGTACCTGAGGATCAAAAGAGCGGTCGATGTATTGGGTTCGCTCGCCGGCCTGCTGATTTGTTTGGTTCTGTTTCTCGTGATTGCTGTGCTGATCAAGCTCGAAGACCCGAAGGGCACGGTTTTCTTCAGACAGGTCCGGATCGGCAAAGACGGCAAGCCGTTTTATATGTACAAATTCCGCTCCATGGTTTGGAACGCGGAGCAGCTGCTGCAGGATTTGATCGCGAAAAACGAAATCGAAGGCGCGATGTTTAAAATCAAGGACGATCCGAGGATCACCAAGGTTGGAAAAATTCTTCGCGTGACGAGCCTCGACGAGCTTCCGCAGCTGTGGAACGTACTCAAGGGGGATATGAGCCTGGTCGGACCGAGGCCCCCGCTTCCGCGGGAGGTTGAGCAGTACACAAGCTACGACAAACAGCGGTTAACGGTGACTCCGGGATGCACCGGCCTTTGGCAGGTGAGCGGAAGAAACTCCTTGTCGTTCGGGCAAATGGTGGAGCTGGATTTGTACTACATCCGCAACCGCAGCCTGTGGATGGATTTAAAGCTGATCGTCAAAACCGTATGGGTGATGCTGTTTCCCCGGGATGCTTACTAA
- the galU gene encoding UTP--glucose-1-phosphate uridylyltransferase GalU has translation MKKVKKAIIPAAGLGTRFLPATKAMPKEMLPIIDKPTIQYIVEEAVESGIEDIIIVTGKGKRAIEDHFDHAFELEMNLAEKGKIRLLEEVRRSSGVDIHYIRQKEPRGLGHAVWCARRFIGDEPFAVLLGDDIVQSEVPCLKQLIQEYETTGASVIGVQPVPDHETQRYGIIDPKAKQGRLYQVRNFVEKPQPGQAPSNMAIMGRYVLTPDIFRILDLQEEGAGGEIQLTDAIQKLNELEQVYAYHFQGVRYDVGEKLGFILTTLDFALRHQELRGPLLQAMEEFLEKSTLPKVIG, from the coding sequence ATGAAAAAAGTGAAGAAAGCGATCATTCCGGCCGCAGGGCTTGGAACCAGGTTCCTGCCGGCCACCAAGGCAATGCCCAAGGAAATGCTTCCCATCATCGATAAGCCGACCATCCAGTACATCGTCGAAGAGGCCGTCGAATCGGGTATCGAGGACATCATCATTGTAACCGGCAAAGGGAAGCGGGCGATCGAGGACCACTTCGACCACGCGTTCGAGCTCGAGATGAATTTGGCGGAAAAGGGAAAGATCCGGCTGTTGGAAGAAGTTCGGCGCTCGTCGGGCGTTGATATTCATTACATAAGGCAAAAAGAACCTCGCGGCTTGGGCCATGCGGTTTGGTGCGCCAGAAGGTTTATCGGCGACGAACCGTTCGCGGTGCTGCTCGGCGACGATATCGTGCAATCCGAGGTGCCCTGTCTGAAGCAGCTTATTCAGGAATATGAGACGACCGGGGCGTCGGTCATCGGGGTTCAGCCGGTGCCGGATCATGAAACGCAGCGTTACGGAATTATCGATCCGAAAGCCAAGCAAGGCCGTCTGTACCAGGTAAGAAATTTTGTGGAGAAGCCGCAGCCCGGTCAAGCGCCCTCCAACATGGCGATTATGGGGCGTTACGTGCTGACGCCGGACATATTCCGGATCCTGGATTTGCAGGAGGAAGGGGCAGGCGGAGAAATTCAGCTCACCGATGCCATCCAGAAGCTGAATGAACTGGAGCAGGTTTACGCTTATCATTTCCAGGGCGTCCGCTACGATGTCGGGGAGAAGCTCGGATTCATTTTAACGACGCTCGATTTTGCGCTTCGCCACCAGGAGCTCCGGGGTCCGCTTTTACAAGCGATGGAGGAGTTTCTGGAAAAAAGCACGCTGCCTAAAGTTATAGGATAG